In Gossypium arboreum isolate Shixiya-1 chromosome 5, ASM2569848v2, whole genome shotgun sequence, a single genomic region encodes these proteins:
- the LOC108477815 gene encoding uncharacterized protein LOC108477815 — translation MGIVRFDDPATSNIAGNPLSNHTNQGVNGICEGLNKKTKYEVAEVKTPLRRVWMDMVKRGLIALDSREEPEEERNYCEFHDEVGHEIQDCVEFKALIQNMMNNKEMEFYKVAKNPVVRDICASDGEPTAQNRTPNYPVVIISRPKNNKAGVQIPPRVIIQRPAVCPYKDNKKVPWNYDCSVMTLGKESLIDASRGDQDKGSYTRSGRRYDTANEEAQPTKGKAQMVEEMKGKATKPVNEPVNEEEAKEFLKFLKHSEYSVVEQLRKQPARISVLALLLSSKVHRSALMKVLNEIYVPNDISVNKLDRLVNNISADNYIFFNDDEIPPGGMGSTKALHITTRCKGYMLPSVLIDNGSALNVLPLTTLNRLPIDSSHMKECQNIVKAFDGTERKVMGRIKVPLQIGPNTYEVDFLVMDIKRSYNCLLGRPCIHSAGAVPSSLHKKLKLVSEEG, via the coding sequence ATGGGGATCGTGAGATTTGACGACCCAGCCACATCCAATATAGCGGGAAACCCGCTCTCCAATCATACCAACCAAGGAGTGAATGGGATATGCGAAGGCTTGAACAAGAAGACCAAGTATGAGGTTGCAGAAGTCAAGACTCCGTTGAGGCGAGTATGGATGGACATGGTCAAGAGAGGATTGATCGCGTTGGATTCGAGGGAAGAACCTGAAGAAGAGAGAAACTACTGTGAGTTTCACGACGAggtggggcatgaaatccaagatTGCGTGGAGTTCAAGGCCCTAATACAAAACATGATGAACAATAAAGAAATGGAATTTTATAAAGTAGCCAAAAACCCCGTAGTGAGAGATATATGCGCATCAGATGGAGAACCGACGGCACAAAACCGAACACCTAACTATCCTGTGGTGATCATTTCGAGACCCAAAAATAATAAAGCTGGAGTACAAATTCCACCGAGGGTCATAATCCAAAGACCTGCAGTCTGCCCTTACAAAGACAACAAAAAGGTTCCATGGAATTATGATTGCAGTGTGATGACACTGGGAAAGGAGAGCCTGATTGACGCTTCAAGAGGGGATCAGGACAAGGGATCCTATACACGTAGTGGGAGACGTTACGATACGGCGAATGAGGAGGCACAACCCACAAAAGGAAAAGCCCAGATGGTTGAGGAAATGAAAGGAAAAGCAACCAAACCTGTTAACGAGCCAGTTAACGAAGAGGAGGCcaaggagtttttaaaattcctaaagcatagCGAATACAGTGTAGTGGAACAGCTACGTAAACAACCAGCCCGCATTTCAGTGCTGGCCTTGCTTTTGAGCTCGAAAGTCCATCGCAGCGCGCTAATGAAGGTCTTGAATGAAATATATGTTCCCAATGATATATCCGTTAACAAGTTGGACCGCTTGGTTAACAACATCAGTGCTGATAACTATATCTTCTTTAATGACGATGAGATACCACCCGGGGGCATGGGGTCGACTAAAGCTTTGCATATCACCACACGCTGTAAAGGGTATATGCTGCCAAGCGTACTAATTGACAATGGATCCGCCCTGAACGTCCTGCCATTGACTACGCTGAACAGATTACCTATagacagctctcacatgaagGAGTGCCAGAACATCGTAAAGGCATTCGATGGCACGGAGAGAAAGGTGATGGGCAGAATCAAGGTACCCCTTCAGATTgggccaaacacatatgaggtggatttcctTGTAATGGACATCAAGCgctcatataattgcttattgggAAGGCCCTGTATACATTCAGCTGGGGCAGTGCCTTCTTCGTTGCATAAAAAATTGAAGCTGGTGTCGGAGGAAGGTTGA